Below is a genomic region from bacterium.
CCAAGCATGTCAAACCTAGGTAAGGTTCTGCGCGTTGCTTCGAATTAATCCACATGCTCCACCGCTTGTGTGAGCCCCCGTCAATTCCTTTGAGTTTTAGCCTTGCGACCGTACTCCCCAGGCGGCTTACTTAACACTTTTGCTTCGACTGTGCCGGCGTCAGAACCGCCACAATCTAGTAAGCATCGTTTACGGCGTGGACTACCGGGGTATCTAATCCCGTTCGCTCCCCACGCTTTCGTCCCTGAGCGTCAGTTCTGGGATAAGAAACTGCCTTCGCCAGTGGTGTTCCTGCCGATATCTACACATTTCACCGCTACACCGGCAGTTCCGTTTCTCTCCCCCAGACTCAAAGTCAGAATGTCTCAACTCCAATTCTTTGGTTGAGCCAAAGGATTTCAGAGTTGACGCTCCTGACCGCCTGCGGACCCTTTACACCCAGTAAATCCGGGTAACGTTTGTCCCCTCCGTATTACCGCGGCTGCTGGCACGGAGTTAGCCGGGACTTCCTCTGGAGGTACCGTCATCCGCCATAGGCGGATTCTTCCCTCCTGACAGGGGTTTACAACCCGAAGGCTTTCATCCCCCACGCGGTGTCGCTGGGTCACCCTTTCGGGCATTGCCCAAGATTCCCCACTGCTGCCTCCCGTAGGAGTCGGGGCCGTGTCTCAATCCCCGTGTGGCTGGCCGTCCTCTCAGACCAGCTACCCGTCTTTGGCTTGGTGGGCTTTTACCCCGCCAACTACCTGATAGGACTCAGGCCCATCCTCTGGCATTTCCCTTGCGAGAAATTTTTCTCATTCACCATCTGGCAAATGAGAATATCAGGTATTAGACCACCTTTCGATGGATTATCCCTGTCCAGAGGGTAGATTACCCAAGTGTTACTCACCCGTCCGCCGCTTTCCCTAAGGAAATCTCACCATAAGGTAAAATTTCTTTAGTTCGACGCACGACTTGCATGTGTTATGCACACCGCCAACGTTAACCCTGAGCCAAGATCAAACCCTCAGAGTAAATTCAACCGGATACCCCAAATTTCCAAAGAACTTTTTTTACAAATTTATTTTACCTTCTTACTTTCATGTTGTCAATACTTATTCTGCTGGTGCTTCTGGTGCTGGTGCTTCTGGTGCTGGTGCTTCTGGTGCTGGCATTCCTTCTGGACCCATTGGTCCTTCCATTGCTGGTGGCATTGCTTCTGGTGTTGCCGCTGGTTTTTTCGTCATCTGTTTAATTATAAAAAAGAGCGCCACCAGAATTATAATTATCAGAATTACCAATGCTGCTGGATTCATCTTTTTTTCTGCCATTTTTTCTCACCTCCTTCCATTCTATAAAATATAAAACAAATTTTAATTTTTGTCAATGGTTTATTTTACCTCAAATTTGTTTAAATGTATAATATCTTTTAAATTTCTTTTTGGAACATGCATTATTTCTTGCTCATCTTTCCAATATTTTACACTTCCATTAAATTCTTCAATAACTGATTTTTCAGCAGGATATCCTAATGCAATAACAGAATCAATGATATAATTTCCGGGTATTTGTAAAATTTTTCTTACTTGTTTTCTGTTTACTGAACCAATCCAGCATGTTCCTATTCCTTCATAAGTTGCACAAAGAAGAATATTTTCAATTGCAGCACCACATTCAAGTTTATATTTTAAAACATTTATTTGTTTATTGGCAATTACAACAATATAAGAAACAGGCCTTTTTCCTTCTGGTGGTTGTCCCTTTTCTCCAAGATAGCCAGCCCATGCAAGATTTGGGAATATCTCATCAACAACTTCTTTTTTATTAACAACAATATATTCCAATGGTTGTAAGTTAGAAGCACTTGGTGCTAATCTTGCCATGTCAATAAATTTTATAAGAAGTTCATTTGATATTGGTTTTTGTTCAAATCTTCTAATTGTTCTTCTTTTTTTTATAACTTCATAAATATCCATTCTATTTTCTCCCTTTCAAATCAATGCGTCCTCTAAAAATCGTAGCGCACGCCCATTGAAAAACTTCGGGGTGCCCGGATTGTGCTATCTGTAAATTCCCCTATCCCCTTTCCCCTTTACTAAAGGGGGAAGGATATCTCCTTCCTTTGAAAAAGGAAGGATGGGATGGATTTCCTGTAATTTCTTTAAATCCNNNNNNNNNNNNNNNNNNNNNNNNNNNNNNNNNNNNNNNNNNNNNNNNNNNNNNNNNNNNNNNNNNNNNNNNNNNNNNNNNNNNNNNNNNNNNNNNNNNNGAAATTCCTCTTTAAATCCCCTCTAACTCCCGTTGTGCCTATTGAAATACATTACGGCACCAACTCTGCTTTGCTATCCTTTGCTTCTTTCGTCGGTTTGAACCCATGTTCAAATCCTCTCAATGAAGCGTGCAAGTCGGGGCGCCCGGATTTGAACCGGGGACCCCCAGAACCCCATTCTGGTGCCCTAAGCCAGACTGGGCCACGCCCCGATTAAAACCTGCCTTCTCTTATTCCCCTGATATAGTTCATACAAAATTCATCATTTCCTGTCAATAGATTTGTTGTATATAATCCCTCTTTTATATCAACAATTGTAGGGTCAATTATTACTGAATCAATCCCTTCATAAATACATAAAGAAAGAAAATATTTATTAACAATTTTTCTTTTGGGAAGTCCAAAAGAAACATTTGATAACCCGCAGGTTGTTTTTACTTCTGGGACTTCTTCTTTTATTTTCTTTACACACTTTAAGAAATTCATTGCATTTTTTATATCCACACTTATTGGTTCAACCAAACAATCTATAAAAATATTTTCCTTTTTCATTCCTATCTGGGAAAGTGCATCTATTAGATTTTTTGCAATTTCAATTTTTTTTTCAATAGTTTTTGGAATACCATTATCATCCATTGTTAAAACAATTATTTTACATTCAGGAAACCTTTTTATTATATCAAGTAATTTTTTCTTTTTATCTTTCTCACCATTTATTGAGTTAATTATTATATCATTATTTTCTACAAAAGCAAGTGCAAATTTTATTACATCCGGGTCTGAACTATCAATGCATATTTTAGAAATATTTTCTTCTTTTGTAATTTCAATCAACCATTTAATATCCTGTTTTTCTCTTTCTTGTCCTTTTCCTGTTCCTGCATTTAGGTCAATATAGGTAGCGCCATTCTCAATTTGTTTTCTTATTTCTCTTTTTATATAATTTTTATCTTTTTCTTCAATTGCTTTTTTTATATGTTCTCTTGTGCCATTTATTCTTTCCCCTATTATAATCATCTCTCTCCTATTTTGGTATTTATATTATTTTAATTATCCTATTACCATAAAGAAATTCTCCTTCTCCATCATTTTCAACTAATTTTTTCATATTTGAGACAACTTCACTCCATTTTAAATATTTTGGTAATTCTATTTCAATTGGTAATTGTCCTGAATAATTTGATTTTTTTAACTCTTTTATAAACCATTTCCAGTCAATTGTTCCTTGAATTGGTGGAAGATGTAGGTCTCTTTCTCCATCATTATCATGCAGGTGGAATGTAAAAATTTTATCTTTCAGGGCAATAAATTCTTCTTTAAATTTTCCTATAGTATGTGCATGCCCTGTATCAAAACAAACGCCAAGATATGGAGAATTAAATTCTTCAATTATTCTTATTATTTCTTCCCCTGTCCCTATCATTGTTTCAGGATATAGNNNNNNNNNNNNNNNNNNNNNNNNNNNNNNNNNNNNNNNNNNNNNNNNNNNNNNNNNNNNNNNNNNNNNNNNNNNNNNNNNNNNNNNNNNNNNNNNNNNNTTTTAAAAATTTTTTATAGTCATCTATCTCTTTATCATTAAAAAGAAGAAAATTTCCATAAACCTCACTCCATATATACTTAATAGAAACATCTTTTAGTATTTCTTCAATTTCCTCTTTTTTAGATAAATCAACAATTCTTACAGCAATTTCATATTTTCCCATTTTCTCCCTTTATTATATTTGCAAATTAAAAATTCACGGTATTAGTTAATATTGTAATATAATATATTAAAAATGGAAATTTCAAAAGAGGTATTTGAGGAAATAATATATCAGAAATTAAATTGTTTGCCGAAAGAGATAAAAGATAAACTTGAGAATATATGTTTTATTGTTGAGGAAAATGCCCCTTCATATACACTTCTTGGTCTTTATCATGGAGTTCCCTATCCTAAAAGAGGTCCTTCTTACTCGCTTGTTTTGCCGGATAGAATTATCCTGTACAAAAGGAATATTGAAGCGGGTTGTAAAACAGAAAAAGAACTTATAAAAAGAATAGAAAAAGTTTTGTTTCATGAAATTGGACATTATTTGGGGTTAGAAGAAAAGCAATTAAGAAAATTAGGACTATAAATCAATGTTTTTACTACCAGGTTTTACCAGTGGTATTCCCCTTTTACATAAAGGACATTCAGATGAATTATAATTTTTAACTTCAAGTTTTACAAGTGACCTTAAAGGATAGTTAAATTCAATTTTACCTCTTTCAACTATACACCCAATTCCTTCTATTTGTCCTTTAACTTTTTCAACAATATCAATTATTTCTCTAACAGAACCACCTGTTGTTATTACATCTTCACATATAAGAACCTTCTCTCCTTTTTCAATTTTAAAGCCCCTTCTTAATTTCATTTTACCTTCTTCTCTTTCTGCAAAAATACTACGTGCTTTCAATATTCTTGCAAGTTCATAGGAAATTATTATTCCACCAATTGCAGGTCCAATAACAACATTTATTTTTTTCTCTTTAAAGTTGTTTGCTAAGTTCTCACATAGAATTTGACCATAGTCAGGATACTGAAAAATAATTGCCATCTGAAAATATGTATCTGAATGGAGTCCTGATGAAAGAAGAAAATGTCCAGTTAAAATTGCACCTGTTTCTTTTAAAATTTTTAATATATCATTCATTTTTTTATTATAACATTTTTTAAGGACATCGTCATCTGTGCGGACTAGTCCATACTTTTTTGGCTCACCTTATTTTTTTTAAAAAAAATTGTTTCTTCTTTCAAAATTTCTATGTATTTTTTTATAATAAAATCAGTCATTTCATTTCTATTATTTTGAAAGAAATTTTTTACTTTTCCAACGGGCATTATTCCCATAAGGGTATTTGTAATAAAAATCTCATCACACTCACTTAAAGTTTTAGCAGTGAACTTTCCTTCTTTTATTTTTATTTTATTTTTTTGACATATTTCAATGATTATTTTTCTTGTTATTCCATTTAAAATTCCACAATCTAATGAAGGAGTATAAACTATATTATTTTTCACGAGAAATAAATTTGAAACAGTTGTTTCAGTAAGAAAATCATTATTGTTCAGAAAAATTGTATCTTCACAACCATTTTCTTTTGCTTCAATTTTCCCTATTATATTTTCAAGAAAGTTAAACGACTTTATTTTTGTGAGAGGCGACTTTTCATTTCTTATAATTTTTTCGCTTATAATACAACTTATTCCTCTTTCATAAAAATACTTAGGATAGGAAGTAAAATTTTTTAATATAATAAGAATATTTGTTTCTTTTCCCTCAGGGATAACACTTTTTCCTTTTTTTCTCCAGACATTAATTCTTATATATCCATTTTTTATCCTAAATTTTTTTAAGTATTTCAGTATTGACTTTTCAATTTCATTTTTTGGTGGTATTCGAAAACCACAGAAATCTGCACCTTTTTTCAACCTTTCATAGTGTTCAAAAAATCTAAAAAGTGAGTAGTTTTTTGAAATAATTGTTTCAAATATACCA
It encodes:
- a CDS encoding dihydropteroate synthase — protein: MIIIGERINGTREHIKKAIEEKDKNYIKREIRKQIENGATYIDLNAGTGKGQEREKQDIKWLIEITKEENISKICIDSSDPDVIKFALAFVENNDIIINSINGEKDKKKKLLDIIKRFPECKIIVLTMDDNGIPKTIEKKIEIAKNLIDALSQIGMKKENIFIDCLVEPISVDIKNAMNFLKCVKKIKEEVPEVKTTCGLSNVSFGLPKRKIVNKYFLSLCIYEGIDSVIIDPTIVDIKEGLYTTNLLTGNDEFCMNYIRGIREGRF
- the pyrE gene encoding orotate phosphoribosyltransferase — translated: MNDILKILKETGAILTGHFLLSSGLHSDTYFQMAIIFQYPDYGQILCENLANNFKEKKINVVIGPAIGGIIISYELARILKARSIFAEREEGKMKLRRGFKIEKGEKVLICEDVITTGGSVREIIDIVEKVKGQIEGIGCIVERGKIEFNYPLRSLVKLEVKNYNSSECPLCKRGIPLVKPGSKNIDL
- a CDS encoding TIM barrel protein, whose amino-acid sequence is LYPETMIGTGEEIIRIIEEFNSPYLGVCFDTGHAHTIGKFKEEFIALKDKIFTFHLHDNDGERDLHLPPIQGTIDWKWFIKELKKSNYSGQLPIEIELPKYLKWSEVVSNMKKLVENDGEGEFLYGNRIIKII
- a CDS encoding aminotransferase class IV, whose product is MPEIYLVNGKVKQKKDIGLPILNRGFLFGDGIFETIISKNYSLFRFFEHYERLKKGADFCGFRIPPKNEIEKSILKYLKKFRIKNGYIRINVWRKKGKSVIPEGKETNILIILKNFTSYPKYFYERGISCIISEKIIRNEKSPLTKIKSFNFLENIIGKIEAKENGCEDTIFLNNNDFLTETTVSNLFLVKNNIVYTPSLDCGILNGITRKIIIEICQKNKIKIKEGKFTAKTLSECDEIFITNTLMGIMPVGKVKNFFQNNRNEMTDFIIKKYIEILKEETIFFKKNKVSQKSMD
- a CDS encoding nitroreductase family protein, with product MDIYEVIKKRRTIRRFEQKPISNELLIKFIDMARLAPSASNLQPLEYIVVNKKEVVDEIFPNLAWAGYLGEKGQPPEGKRPVSYIVVIANKQINVLKYKLECGAAIENILLCATYEGIGTCWIGSVNRKQVRKILQIPGNYIIDSVIALGYPAEKSVIEEFNGSVKYWKDEQEIMHVPKRNLKDIIHLNKFEVK
- a CDS encoding metallopeptidase family protein, with amino-acid sequence MEISKEVFEEIIYQKLNCLPKEIKDKLENICFIVEENAPSYTLLGLYHGVPYPKRGPSYSLVLPDRIILYKRNIEAGCKTEKELIKRIEKVLFHEIGHYLGLEEKQLRKLGL